A section of the Streptomyces sp. SCL15-4 genome encodes:
- a CDS encoding HlyD family efflux transporter periplasmic adaptor subunit, producing MQFRQQALAKLQSPEELDLPVRLARPQGWIALGVTVVVLAAASVWAVTGSVASTVSAPAILTHGQGSYVLQSPVAGQVTAVLARQGERLPAHAPVVKVRTEHGDTVVRTVAAGRVTTLAASIGQIIRTGGDVAAVEKVAHASDPLYATVYVPAENAAAIPAHASVDLTVSSVPAQRYGVLRGTVKSVDRGAQSDRSIAAFLGDRQLGEQFTRDGRPVAVLVELAESSSTKSGYRWSSAGGPPFRLDSMTLATGSVRLADQHPVDWLLP from the coding sequence GTGCAGTTCCGCCAACAGGCCCTCGCCAAGCTCCAGTCGCCGGAAGAACTGGACCTCCCGGTACGGCTGGCCCGCCCGCAGGGCTGGATCGCGCTCGGCGTCACCGTCGTCGTGCTGGCCGCCGCCTCCGTGTGGGCCGTGACCGGCTCGGTCGCCTCCACGGTCAGCGCGCCCGCCATCCTCACCCACGGGCAGGGCAGTTACGTGCTCCAGAGCCCGGTGGCCGGGCAGGTGACCGCCGTCCTCGCCCGGCAGGGCGAACGGCTGCCCGCGCACGCGCCCGTCGTCAAGGTCCGTACGGAGCACGGCGACACGGTCGTCCGTACCGTCGCCGCCGGCCGCGTCACCACACTCGCCGCCTCCATCGGGCAGATCATCCGGACCGGCGGCGACGTCGCCGCCGTGGAGAAGGTCGCCCATGCCTCCGACCCGCTGTACGCGACCGTGTATGTGCCCGCCGAGAACGCCGCCGCCATCCCGGCGCACGCCTCCGTCGACCTGACCGTGTCCTCGGTCCCGGCCCAGCGATACGGCGTGCTGCGCGGCACGGTGAAGTCGGTGGACCGCGGCGCGCAGTCCGACCGTTCGATCGCCGCGTTCCTCGGCGACCGCCAGCTCGGCGAGCAGTTCACCCGCGACGGCCGCCCGGTCGCCGTGCTGGTGGAACTCGCCGAGTCGTCGTCCACGAAGAGCGGTTACCGCTGGTCCAGCGCCGGCGGGCCGCCGTTCCGGCTCGACTCCATGACCCTGGCCACCGGCTCCGTCCGGCTCGCCGACCAGCACCCCGTCGATTGGCTGCTCCCGTGA
- a CDS encoding NHLP bacteriocin export ABC transporter permease/ATPase subunit — MTSVREGDLVLEALGSLGTRLDCAGLGRLDLEGPQVLWLVAAGALDLFAVDAAQQGHWHHLGRLEAGTLLLGPVAGPRHTLVARPVRDCVVHRVGLRELYQPAATETWSYDEHGAPQYVPPASSPLEYALALGVGRGLSVLFQAPMADERADTPADDDVFWMQVPPGSVQYGSLYGAEAAADLLMDPALWQGMVDQQYRLLTALDRWIEQLEQAHETRTAAGIKAGEAVRAQADQTLLAAIGKRSARRTTAADADATYAACKLVAAAAGITLAAPAHGGTASERLDPVERVALASRVRTRAVRLEGRWWRENTGPLVGRRALSGAPVALLWRRGGYVAVHPGTGRRTPVGKTNAGEFEPRAVMFYRPLPDKPLSPLGLLRFSLRGTRGDLLNLLLAGLVTVAIGALVPIATGKVLGEYVPRAQEGLIARVCLAVMVSGVVAAAFTLLENLSILRLEGRIEAALQPAVWDRLLRLPTRFFTRRSTGELASAAMGVSAIRRLLAGVGPVVAQSVTVGAMNLGLLLWYSVPMALAAIGMLLVVAVVFAGLGLWQVRWQRRLVVLGNKLNNQAFQTLRGLPKLRVAAAENYAYAAWAREFARGRELQQRVGRIKNLTTVLGAVYLPVCTLLMFMLLAGPARGAMSAADFLAFNTSVTMLLTSVTQLTGAFVSAVAALPLFEEIKPVLEAMPEVRTASTRPGPLSGALEARRLSFRYTDDGPLVLDDVSFAVRPGEFVAVVGPSGCGKSTLLRLLIGFDRPVSGSVLYDGQDLAALDRSAVRRQCGVVLQHAQPFSGSIMDVICGAEPYTPEEVMAAAELAGLAEDIQRMPMGLHTIVAAGGAISGGQRQRLMIAQALIRRPRILFLDEATSALDNDTQRVVIDSTRKLNATRIVIAHRLSTVLDADRVIVMEDGRIVQQGTPAELLADTGGRLHELVRRQLA; from the coding sequence ATGACATCCGTGCGGGAAGGCGACCTCGTCCTCGAAGCGCTCGGCTCGCTGGGCACCCGGCTGGACTGCGCCGGGCTCGGCCGGCTGGACCTGGAGGGTCCGCAGGTGCTGTGGCTGGTCGCGGCCGGCGCGCTGGACCTGTTCGCGGTGGACGCCGCCCAGCAGGGCCACTGGCACCACCTGGGCCGGCTGGAGGCGGGCACGCTGCTGCTCGGCCCGGTCGCCGGGCCCCGGCACACGCTGGTGGCCCGCCCGGTCCGGGACTGCGTGGTGCACCGCGTCGGGCTGCGCGAGCTGTACCAGCCGGCCGCCACCGAGACTTGGTCCTACGACGAGCACGGCGCTCCACAGTACGTGCCGCCGGCCTCCAGCCCCCTGGAGTACGCGCTCGCGCTCGGCGTCGGCCGGGGCCTGTCCGTCCTCTTCCAGGCGCCGATGGCGGACGAGCGCGCCGACACGCCCGCCGACGACGACGTGTTCTGGATGCAGGTGCCGCCGGGCAGCGTGCAGTACGGCTCGCTGTACGGCGCCGAGGCCGCGGCCGATCTGCTGATGGACCCGGCGCTGTGGCAGGGCATGGTGGACCAGCAGTACCGGCTGCTGACCGCGCTGGACCGGTGGATCGAGCAGCTGGAGCAGGCGCACGAGACGCGTACGGCCGCCGGGATCAAGGCCGGCGAGGCGGTGCGCGCGCAGGCCGACCAGACCCTGCTGGCCGCCATCGGCAAGCGCTCGGCCCGCCGTACGACGGCCGCCGACGCGGACGCCACCTACGCGGCCTGCAAGCTGGTCGCCGCGGCGGCCGGGATCACGCTCGCCGCGCCCGCGCACGGCGGCACCGCGAGCGAGCGGCTCGATCCGGTCGAACGGGTGGCGCTGGCCTCCCGGGTGCGCACCCGGGCGGTCCGCCTCGAGGGGCGCTGGTGGCGGGAGAACACGGGCCCGCTGGTCGGCCGGCGGGCGCTGTCCGGGGCGCCGGTGGCGCTGCTGTGGCGGCGCGGCGGCTATGTCGCCGTCCACCCGGGCACCGGCCGCCGGACCCCGGTCGGCAAGACGAACGCCGGGGAGTTCGAGCCGCGCGCGGTGATGTTCTACCGGCCGCTGCCCGACAAGCCGCTCTCCCCGCTCGGACTGCTCCGGTTCAGCCTCCGCGGAACCCGCGGCGACCTGCTGAACCTGCTGCTCGCGGGCCTGGTGACGGTGGCCATCGGCGCGCTGGTGCCGATCGCCACCGGCAAGGTGCTCGGCGAGTACGTGCCGCGGGCCCAGGAGGGCCTGATCGCCCGGGTGTGCCTGGCGGTCATGGTGAGCGGAGTGGTCGCGGCGGCGTTCACGCTGCTGGAGAACCTGTCCATCCTGCGCCTGGAGGGCCGTATCGAGGCGGCGCTGCAACCGGCCGTGTGGGACAGGCTGCTGCGCCTGCCCACCCGCTTCTTCACCCGGCGCTCGACCGGCGAACTGGCCAGCGCGGCGATGGGCGTCAGCGCGATCCGCCGGCTGCTGGCGGGCGTCGGCCCGGTCGTCGCCCAGTCGGTGACCGTCGGCGCGATGAACCTGGGACTGCTGCTGTGGTACAGCGTGCCGATGGCGCTCGCGGCGATCGGGATGCTGCTCGTCGTCGCGGTGGTGTTCGCGGGGCTCGGGCTGTGGCAGGTGCGCTGGCAGCGACGGCTGGTGGTACTCGGCAACAAGCTGAACAACCAGGCGTTCCAGACGCTGCGCGGGCTGCCCAAGCTGCGGGTGGCGGCGGCCGAGAACTACGCCTACGCGGCCTGGGCCCGCGAGTTCGCGCGCGGCCGCGAACTCCAGCAGAGGGTCGGCCGGATCAAGAACCTGACCACCGTCCTGGGCGCGGTCTACCTGCCCGTGTGCACCTTGCTGATGTTCATGCTGCTGGCCGGCCCGGCCAGGGGCGCGATGTCGGCGGCGGACTTCCTGGCCTTCAACACCTCGGTGACCATGCTGCTGACCTCGGTCACCCAGCTGACCGGCGCGTTCGTGTCGGCGGTGGCGGCGCTGCCGCTGTTCGAGGAGATCAAGCCGGTGCTGGAGGCCATGCCCGAGGTCCGCACGGCGAGCACCCGTCCGGGGCCGCTGTCGGGCGCGCTGGAGGCCCGCCGGCTGTCCTTCCGGTACACCGACGACGGCCCGCTGGTCCTGGACGACGTGTCCTTCGCGGTACGGCCGGGCGAGTTCGTGGCGGTCGTCGGCCCGAGCGGCTGCGGCAAGTCCACGCTGCTGCGCCTGCTCATCGGCTTCGACCGGCCGGTCTCCGGCAGCGTCCTGTACGACGGCCAGGACCTGGCGGCGCTGGACCGGTCCGCGGTACGCCGCCAGTGCGGCGTGGTCCTCCAGCACGCGCAGCCGTTCTCCGGCTCGATCATGGACGTCATCTGCGGCGCGGAGCCGTACACGCCGGAGGAGGTGATGGCGGCGGCCGAACTGGCGGGGCTCGCGGAGGACATCCAGCGGATGCCGATGGGGCTGCACACCATCGTGGCGGCCGGCGGCGCGATCTCCGGCGGGCAGCGGCAGCGCCTGATGATCGCGCAGGCCCTGATCCGGCGGCCGCGGATCCTCTTCCTCGACGAGGCGACCAGCGCCCTGGACAACGACACCCAGCGCGTCGTCATCGACAGCACCCGCAAGCTGAACGCCACCCGCATCGTGATCGCCCACCGGCTGTCCACCGTGCTGGACGCCGACCGGG
- a CDS encoding type A2 lantipeptide, protein MNSTPQVETVEISDAELDNVSGGLSVNTLNSTLGTVNEIAPGVTGLVNTVVGTVEGVTGLNTAPVNGLVAGL, encoded by the coding sequence ATGAACTCCACCCCCCAGGTCGAGACCGTCGAGATCTCGGACGCCGAGCTGGACAACGTCTCCGGCGGTCTGTCCGTGAACACCCTCAACAGCACCCTCGGCACCGTGAACGAGATCGCCCCCGGCGTGACCGGTCTGGTCAACACGGTCGTCGGCACCGTCGAGGGTGTCACCGGCCTGAACACCGCTCCGGTCAACGGCCTGGTCGCCGGTCTCTGA
- a CDS encoding NHLP family bacteriocin export ABC transporter peptidase/permease/ATPase subunit — MTTARQTRGRRRAAPAGRPSAKSRTGRARTPTVLQMEAVECGAASLAMVLAHYGRHVPLEELRIACGVSRDGSRASNLLKAARSYGLTAKGMQMDLAALAEVRAPAILFWEFNHYVVYDGMGRRLGRRGVYVNDPAKGRRFVPLEEFDGSFTGVVLVLEPGEGFARGGRRSGVLGALPARLRGTAGTLPAAVLASLLLVAVGAAVPALSRTYIDMFLIGGQTSLLGVLFTSMAACVLLTLVLTWLQQANLLHGRIISSTLSSARFLRHLLRLPVTFFAQRSPADLVQRLQSNDQVAETLARDLAAAGVDAVVVVLYAVLLYTYDPQLTVVGIAVALLNVVAMRLVVRLRATRTAKLRADTARLTNTSYTGLQLIETLKATGGEDGYFRKWAGQHATTLEEQQRLGVPSAWLGVVAPTLATFNSALILWIGGLRAVEGHISVGLLVAFQALVARFTAPLTRLNGVAGRIQDFAADVARLKDVENFRTDPLYARPGGDSARRLHGHVELENITFGYSPLDRPLLTGFDLSVGPGQQVALVGGSGSGKSTVSRLISGLYTPWDGVIRIDGRRLEDIPRGALAASVSFVDQDVFLFEGSVRDNVALWDPSIPDEAVVEALKDAALYDVVMRRPGGIHSPVEQDGRNFSGGQRQRLEIARALVRRPSILVLDEVTSALDAETELVVMDNLRRRGCACVVIAHRLSTVRDSDEIVVLEHGTVVERGRHEELVARGGAYAALVRER, encoded by the coding sequence GTGACCACCGCCCGGCAGACCCGTGGCCGCAGACGGGCGGCCCCCGCCGGACGCCCGTCCGCCAAGTCCCGTACCGGCAGGGCCCGTACGCCCACCGTGCTGCAGATGGAGGCCGTCGAGTGCGGCGCCGCCTCCCTCGCCATGGTCCTCGCCCACTACGGCCGGCACGTCCCGCTGGAGGAGCTGCGCATCGCCTGCGGCGTCTCCCGCGACGGCTCGCGTGCCTCGAACCTGCTGAAGGCGGCGCGGAGTTACGGCCTGACCGCCAAGGGCATGCAGATGGACCTGGCCGCCCTCGCCGAGGTGCGGGCCCCGGCCATCCTGTTCTGGGAGTTCAACCACTACGTCGTCTACGACGGCATGGGCCGCCGCCTCGGCCGGCGCGGGGTGTACGTCAACGACCCCGCCAAGGGCCGCCGTTTCGTGCCGTTGGAGGAGTTCGACGGCAGCTTCACCGGTGTGGTGCTGGTGCTGGAACCGGGCGAGGGCTTCGCCCGGGGCGGGCGCCGTTCCGGAGTGCTCGGCGCGCTGCCGGCCCGGCTGCGCGGCACCGCCGGCACCCTCCCGGCGGCGGTGCTGGCCAGCCTGCTGCTGGTCGCGGTCGGCGCGGCCGTGCCCGCGCTCAGCCGCACCTACATCGACATGTTCCTCATCGGCGGCCAGACCTCCCTGCTGGGCGTGCTGTTCACCTCGATGGCCGCCTGTGTGCTGCTGACGCTGGTGCTGACCTGGCTCCAGCAGGCCAATCTGCTGCACGGCCGGATCATCTCCTCCACCCTCTCCAGCGCCCGCTTCCTGCGCCATCTGCTGCGGCTGCCGGTGACGTTCTTCGCCCAGCGCTCCCCCGCCGACCTGGTCCAGCGCCTGCAGTCCAACGACCAGGTCGCCGAGACCCTGGCCCGCGACCTCGCGGCGGCCGGCGTGGACGCCGTCGTGGTGGTGCTGTACGCGGTGCTGCTCTACACCTACGACCCGCAGCTGACGGTCGTCGGCATCGCCGTGGCCCTGCTGAACGTGGTGGCCATGCGGCTCGTCGTACGGCTGCGCGCGACCCGCACGGCGAAGCTGCGCGCGGACACCGCACGGCTCACCAACACCTCGTACACCGGACTTCAGCTGATCGAGACGCTGAAGGCGACCGGTGGCGAGGACGGATACTTCCGCAAGTGGGCCGGGCAGCACGCCACCACGCTGGAGGAGCAGCAGCGGCTCGGTGTGCCGAGCGCCTGGCTGGGCGTGGTCGCGCCGACGCTCGCCACCTTCAACAGCGCGCTCATCCTGTGGATCGGCGGCCTGCGCGCGGTGGAGGGACACATCTCGGTCGGTCTGCTGGTGGCCTTCCAGGCGCTGGTCGCCCGCTTCACCGCGCCGCTGACCCGGCTCAACGGCGTGGCGGGCCGCATCCAGGACTTCGCGGCCGACGTGGCCCGGCTGAAGGACGTGGAGAACTTCCGCACCGATCCGCTCTACGCCCGCCCCGGCGGTGACTCGGCCCGGCGGCTGCACGGCCATGTCGAGCTGGAGAACATCACCTTCGGCTACAGCCCGCTGGACCGGCCGCTGCTGACCGGCTTCGACCTGAGCGTCGGTCCCGGGCAGCAGGTGGCGCTGGTCGGCGGCTCGGGCAGCGGCAAGTCCACGGTCTCCCGGCTGATCTCCGGCCTGTACACGCCGTGGGACGGGGTGATCCGCATCGACGGCCGCCGGCTGGAGGACATCCCGCGCGGCGCGCTCGCCGCCTCCGTCTCCTTCGTCGACCAGGACGTCTTCCTGTTCGAGGGCTCGGTCCGCGACAACGTGGCCCTGTGGGACCCGTCCATCCCCGACGAGGCGGTGGTGGAGGCGCTGAAGGACGCGGCGCTGTACGACGTGGTGATGCGCCGGCCCGGCGGCATCCACAGCCCGGTCGAGCAGGACGGCCGGAACTTCTCCGGCGGGCAGCGCCAGCGCCTGGAGATCGCGCGGGCGCTGGTGCGCCGGCCGAGCATCCTGGTGCTGGACGAGGTGACCAGCGCGCTGGACGCGGAGACCGAGCTGGTGGTGATGGACAACCTGCGCCGGCGCGGCTGCGCCTGCGTGGTGATCGCGCACCGGCTGAGCACGGTCCGCGACAGCGACGAGATCGTCGTCCTGGAGCACGGCACGGTCGTCGAACGCGGGCGGCACGAGGAGCTGGTGGCGCGCGGCGGCGCGTACGCGGCGCTGGTCAGGGAGCGGTGA
- a CDS encoding S1 family peptidase, which produces MPRRKAAMAVGALAALGAAAFLLPHADASQDPGDGGPAPGAGGTARTLRATDAPDLDARLRKILGDAFAGSYYDSGRQQLVVNVVGGGDDVVVQARKAGAVVRQVDNSTAELRAAARTLRTRAAIPGTSWAVDPRTGKILVTADSTVTGAEWARLRSAVRSLGSGMATLKKSSGTFRTFASGGDAIFSRVQGGNVRCSLGFNVTAADGSPAFLTAGHCGVAAEKWSDAETGEPVATVDQATFPGDGDFSLVKYDDPATRAPSEVNAGDGRTVPIGRAAEATVGQAVFRMGSTTGLHDGQVTGLDATVNFQSETDPNGVDTVTGLIQTDVCAEPGDSGGSLFTQDGSALGLTSGGSGDCTGGGETFFQPVTTALRATGATLGSAGDQSGAGAGAGAGDEAGAGEGGDASAPSGASGSGAADDDGSSSPTGTR; this is translated from the coding sequence ATGCCCAGGCGCAAGGCCGCGATGGCGGTGGGCGCTCTCGCGGCACTCGGCGCGGCGGCGTTCCTGCTGCCCCACGCCGACGCCTCCCAGGACCCGGGAGACGGCGGTCCGGCGCCGGGCGCCGGCGGCACCGCGAGGACCCTGAGGGCCACGGACGCCCCGGACCTCGACGCCCGGCTGCGGAAGATCCTCGGCGACGCCTTCGCCGGCTCCTACTACGACAGCGGCCGGCAGCAACTCGTCGTCAACGTGGTCGGCGGCGGCGACGACGTCGTCGTCCAGGCGCGGAAGGCCGGCGCGGTCGTCCGCCAGGTCGACAACAGCACCGCCGAACTCAGGGCCGCCGCCCGGACGCTGAGGACCCGGGCGGCCATCCCGGGCACCTCCTGGGCCGTCGACCCGCGCACCGGCAAGATCCTCGTCACCGCCGACTCCACGGTGACCGGCGCCGAGTGGGCCCGGCTGCGGTCGGCCGTACGGAGCCTCGGCTCCGGCATGGCGACCCTGAAGAAGTCCTCCGGCACCTTCAGGACGTTCGCCTCGGGCGGCGACGCCATCTTCTCCCGGGTCCAGGGCGGCAACGTCCGCTGCTCCCTGGGCTTCAACGTCACCGCCGCCGACGGCAGCCCCGCCTTCCTGACGGCCGGTCACTGCGGGGTGGCCGCCGAGAAGTGGTCCGATGCGGAGACCGGCGAGCCCGTCGCCACCGTCGACCAGGCCACCTTTCCCGGCGACGGCGACTTCTCCCTCGTCAAGTACGACGACCCGGCCACCCGGGCGCCCAGCGAGGTGAACGCCGGCGACGGCCGGACCGTGCCCATCGGCCGGGCCGCCGAGGCCACCGTCGGCCAGGCCGTGTTCCGGATGGGCTCCACGACCGGGCTGCACGACGGACAGGTCACCGGCCTGGACGCCACCGTCAACTTCCAGAGCGAGACCGACCCGAACGGCGTCGACACCGTCACCGGCCTGATCCAGACGGACGTCTGCGCCGAGCCCGGCGACAGCGGCGGGTCCCTGTTCACCCAGGACGGCAGCGCCCTCGGCCTCACCTCCGGCGGCAGCGGCGACTGCACCGGCGGCGGCGAGACCTTCTTCCAGCCGGTCACCACCGCCCTCCGCGCCACCGGCGCGACGCTCGGGAGCGCGGGCGACCAGTCCGGTGCGGGTGCGGGTGCGGGTGCGGGTGACGAGGCCGGTGCCGGTGAAGGCGGTGACGCGTCGGCGCCGTCCGGCGCCTCCGGTTCCGGCGCGGCGGACGACGACGGGTCGTCGTCCCCGACCGGTACGCGCTGA